Within the Longimicrobiales bacterium genome, the region GCGGCGCCGAACCCGTTGTCGATGTTCACGACCGTGATACCGGCGGCGCAGCTGTTCAGCATGCCGAGCAGCGCGGCGAGCCCGCCAAACGACGCGCCGTAGCCGACGCTGGTCGGCACGGCGATCACCGGTGCGCGCACCAGCCCGCCAACGACGGACGGCAGCGCCCCCTCCATGCCCGCGACCACGATCACGACGTCTGCCCGCTGCAGCACGTCTGACTCGTTCAGCAGGCGGTGCAGCCCGGCAACGCCCACGTCGTAGAGTCGCTCGACCGTGCTGCCAAACGCCGCCGCGGTGACTGCGGCCTCTTCCGCGACCGGAAGATCGCTCGTGCCCGCACTCGCGACGAGGATGGTCCGGTCCGAGGGTGCACCCGCGTTCGATGACGGCAGGTGCGCGATCCGGCCCAGCTCGTTGACTTCGACGTCCTGAAATGCGCCGCGCAGCGCATCCTGCGCCTCGCTGCTCAGGCGCGTCGCGAGAAAGCTGCCCCGCTCTGCCATGCGCCCGCAGATCTCGACGATCTGCCCCGTCGTCTTGCCCTCGCCGAAGACGACCTCCGGTACGCCATTACGTAACGCCCGGTGATGATCGAGGCGCGCGTACGCGTCCGGGCCGACCGCCTCCACGGGTGACCAGCTCATACGCTCCAGCGCCGACGCCGCATTCGTGCGACCGGCCGCTACGTCGTCGAGCAGTGCGCGCAGTTGTTCCCGGTTCATGTCCGTCCTGCGACCAGTGTAGCCGTTCTGCCGGCCCGCCGAACCGCTCCGGGCGGGACGCGTCCGGGCCGGGAAAAATTCCCCGTTCCCTGCTGCAGCGCCAGACGCCGATGCCCGGTGATTCGCTGTAATTCCTTGCGACGGTTCAAGATATAACCCGGCACGCAAACGGGCCAGCAGTTGCATACATCGGCAGGCGCACCGGAACGGTGGCAGTCGAGTCACTCAGCCCAGGAGAGTACCAGAATGCGTGTGAACCTCAGGCACCCCGCGCGATTCGCAGTCGCGCTCGCGTTCGGCGTCATCACCGCGTCCGCAGCAGCGGCCCAGGAGCCGACGCCGCAGCCGCAGCCCCAGCCGGCACCCGCGCCGGCCCCGCAGCCTGCCCCGGAGCCGCAGCCTGCGCCGGAGATTCCGGCACCCGAGAAGTGTGAAGTCGTGATCGACGGCGCGAGCGTTCCGGTCAACGCGGAGCCGGTCACCATCAAGGCTTCGTTCTCGCGTGATATCGGTCAGACGCTCAAGGCGCAGGTCGCGCCCGAGAGCGGAATCAGGATCGTCTCGGCCGAGCCGGATGCGGAGACGCCGCTGACGTTCTCGCTGACGCTCGACACGAGTGCCGCGAGCGCGGGCGACTGGGCGATCTCGCTCGAGGGCGAGGGTGGTGCCTGTGACGGAACGATCGCGGTGCTGCCGGCTTCGCCGCCGCCGTCGCGCTGACGTTCTCTACCACCGGGAGCACGGAGGACGCTGAGCGACGGAATCTCGCTCGGTGCCTCCGTTCTCAGGGATGCGAAACCGGCCGGCCGTGATTCACGGTCGGCCGGTTCGTTTCCAACCAGTGCGTTCGATGCGAGTGTTGCTTTCCTGAGTCGGCCCGGATGGACGGTGATCGCCGCGCGCGGCCGCGATCCGTCATCGTCTGGTCGTGTCCGCCGGTGTTCCCAGGTCGATGCTCTTCAGTGCCCGCAGCTCCTCCTGCAGTGCGCGCATCTGTGCTTCCCGTACGCGCAGCACCCGTTCAGCCTGACTCAGCGAGTCGCGCAGTGCGACGTTGCTGCCGGCAAGCTCCGCGTGCAGCGCCTCCTGCTCCGAGAGTCGCTGCTCGAGCGCGGCTATGCGGTCGCGCAGCTGGTTCAGCTCGGTCTCGACACGGACGCCATCGCGCTCCAGGCGGTTCGCGTTCTCGAGCAGGCTGAACAGGGCGACCGCCTCACGATGGTGGCTGCTGCCGGGGAACGTTGCCAGGAGATCGGCCAGCAGCTCGCGGGCGCGGGTGACGTCGTATGCCGGATGATCGGGGGTCGCGTATGCGAGTGCAGCGCGGTACAGGGCTCCGGGGTCGCGCCGCAGTGAGGGATCGGCGTCGAAGTAGCGGATCGCCTCATCATAGCGGCCGGCGTCGAAGGACCGCTGGAACGCGCTGGTGCATCCGGTGAGCGCGACGAAGCTGACGGCGAGAATCGCGAGGCTGCTGCGAACGCGCCGGTGCGTGTTGCGTGCCCGGGTGTGCATCATACCAGCACCTCCGCCGGGACAGGCTGTGGCGCTTCGGTGGCCGGCAGCCGCACTCGGAAGGCACTGCCGCCATCCTGACACGGCTCCACGCTGATCGTGCCGCCGTGCAGGTGGGCGATCTCGCGACAGATCGTGAGGCCCAGCCCGACGCCTCGTCCTGGCACGCTGCGCCCCTCCCTGGTCTGGAAGAAGCGTTCGAAGATGCGCTCGCGCTCTTCCTCCGGGATCCCCGGCCCCTGGTCGCGCACGGTGATCGCCACGTGTTCCTCCTCCGTGCGCACGTTCACGCCGATGGTCCCGCCTTCGGGCGAGAACTTGAGTGCGTTCTCGAGCAGATTGTCGAAGAGCTGACGAATGCGCTCGGCGTCGCACCGCACCATGGCGTCGGTGTCAGCGTCGACCAGGACCCGGATCCTGCGCTCGCGCCCGGCGACAGCGGCAGCATGCACCGCCGCGCGCGCGATCGAACCGACGTCGTGTGGCGCGAGGACGGCCGGTGTGCCTGCCTCGAGCGCCGACAGGTTGAGCAGCTTGGCGATCATTGCTGCGAGTCGCTCGCCGCTCTCGCGATTGAGCTGCAGCAGCGTCCGCTGCTGTGCGGTGAGCGGTGCTGCCACTTCGTCGAGAAGCACGTTCACGGTTTCACGCATCGAAGCGAGTGGAGTCTTCAGGTCGTGCGAGACCCGCGACAGGAACTCGCGCTGCATGCTGTCCAGCTCACCGAGCCTGCGGGTCATGGTATTGAAGTCACCCGCGAGCTGCGCGAACTCCGTCGTCGTCCCGAGCGGCAGCCGGTAGCCGAAGTCGCCGCGCGCAACGGCGCGCGTGCCGGCCTGCAGCGCGTTCAGCTCACGCGACATGGAGCGCACGAACAGGCCAGGCACGAGGATGCTGAGCAGCAGCGCAAGTGCTGCAGCGGCCCAGGAGACGCGCTCGGCCCGCGCCGCCGATGCTGCCGACGCCGCGAGCCGCTCCGCCAGCGCAGCCTGGGCGGCCGCTTCCAGGGACCCGGCGCGCTGGTAGAGCGCGGTGAAGTGCGGCGCGATCGCGGCCGCCGAATCCGCGAGAAACGAGGGCGCGATCTCCTCCTGGCGGAGCGGTTGCGTGCGGGACCGCAATTCCT harbors:
- a CDS encoding HAMP domain-containing sensor histidine kinase, which codes for MSVGARLAAAFAVHVAILIGLLVFHVGTIRESVRAGRELSETSARLHASATEQVARLDQLQETLSKYVVTADTGYVGKFEQVSAEFTTSLERLAALPLGERERRELGRMGEAWQELRSRTQPLRQEEIAPSFLADSAAAIAPHFTALYQRAGSLEAAAQAALAERLAASAASAARAERVSWAAAALALLLSILVPGLFVRSMSRELNALQAGTRAVARGDFGYRLPLGTTTEFAQLAGDFNTMTRRLGELDSMQREFLSRVSHDLKTPLASMRETVNVLLDEVAAPLTAQQRTLLQLNRESGERLAAMIAKLLNLSALEAGTPAVLAPHDVGSIARAAVHAAAVAGRERRIRVLVDADTDAMVRCDAERIRQLFDNLLENALKFSPEGGTIGVNVRTEEEHVAITVRDQGPGIPEEERERIFERFFQTREGRSVPGRGVGLGLTICREIAHLHGGTISVEPCQDGGSAFRVRLPATEAPQPVPAEVLV
- the larB gene encoding nickel pincer cofactor biosynthesis protein LarB, coding for MNREQLRALLDDVAAGRTNAASALERMSWSPVEAVGPDAYARLDHHRALRNGVPEVVFGEGKTTGQIVEICGRMAERGSFLATRLSSEAQDALRGAFQDVEVNELGRIAHLPSSNAGAPSDRTILVASAGTSDLPVAEEAAVTAAAFGSTVERLYDVGVAGLHRLLNESDVLQRADVVIVVAGMEGALPSVVGGLVRAPVIAVPTSVGYGASFGGLAALLGMLNSCAAGITVVNIDNGFGAACAATRIVQVSAPHP